In a single window of the Nitrospirota bacterium genome:
- a CDS encoding Ig-like domain-containing protein yields the protein MRAVFTRLTLLALGLVWLAALPGKSYSSTTWSAGAVTAQTLPRGKTTVKVLELKATQNNSTNTLNGLTLTRVNGADTDISSARLWVDANASGVFEPGTDTQIGTAGPFSSGKKTFSSLSVSLTKNTTRYFWVTVDVSTAAIDGARLSASLNASSDVSESGSVLGAFPMSSLGTTASNGHLVSSALTFANTVPPANCNAGDLAFTDFQVTYSDGSLVTGFSTLPTVTTRKGGAFQANAVWSTLNAETGQYRASWTVPAGASAGSDYDFDIQALTGNALGNSGPGTNQASSAFTVSGGATQSVTWIRQLLSAQSQPRSKVQVPVLVLWGINNNAVDDQVLNSVKVTRVNGADSDITSVHLFVDSNDGQFTPATDLEIGTAGAFVGGTYTFSGLNLVIARNGGTQQLFVAFDVSGSAAAGARLNAKVDIAGDLVQNPYTVSGAFPLSSLGTGVDSGHLVDPTISLIPTAQPGGAKARETVSADYRAEYSDGTVVTNFGVAPVVGVREGGTGVATAVWSSINAALGTYRVTWVVPDFQTTSSDYDFLVTASSGSAGGNAGPATGLASDGFTVDTTLTFVNTVPPANGNAGDTIFADFQVTFSGGAPVTNFSTLPTVTVRKGGVFQATTVWSVLNVLTGQYRASWVVPLGAFSGSDYDFHIQAAVARALGNAGPATDQATSTFAISGGATQAVAWMRQLLASQSQPRGKTQIPVLALSGTNNNIANDQVLNSVKVTRVNGADSDITTVHLFVDTGDGQFTPATDSEIGNAGAFAGGTYTFSGLNLIIARNGGTRQLFVAFDLSGTATAGARLNAKIDVAADLAQGPYSMSGSFPLSSLGTGVDSGHLVNPTLTLVLTAQPGRAKARETVSADYRAEYSDGTAVTNFGVAPVVSVREGGTEVATAAWSPLNTALGTYRATWVVPDFQATSSNYSFLLTASSGSAGGNFGPATGLASNSFTVDTQLTFSIVKQPLPQKAGDTVVAEYAVTFSDGTAVPTLDATPTLNVRLGITNVAVPNWSVFDSSLGRYRATWKIPDFQATSPNYNIALFAGVAKAAGNKGTNAELASADFSVDTSLRFTLLNQPKAGTARDTVGCDLQVQYSDGGPVASFDPLPKVKIYKGSQEMAAGAWDVVKPGEGKYRISWVIPDFQTKGPDYVLRVMADSAGSAGNVGPTTSHSTATFSIDTSLSFKAEAQPAAAAIGDDAWMEFTIRRGFDSAPVQQFDRSPTVLVFKEERNVGSASWSTVNAAEGRYKATWSVPPTQASGTDYTLRVASDSGTRSGLRGPDATLTSGAFTVTARSLFWGSLPVDFRVVPAGSKHVPVLAILVHNAGENSQVVKGMTVTSLNSNDSSVSTVHLFVDDGNQKFASGPNGDPEIGEPGPFRSAKKEFLFTDVAIGPGSDRVFFVAVDVSDKANSGELLKASIEQKGDLRLGDGVAVKGSFPLFSLEAPHQINTDLILDIADQPDDISRGSIARMIFTVTRPDGTQVNTLTQEPTLEIVKGNMPVGMAGIRTVRERPGTFEARWDSAAPEFAAGSDYAMVIRANSAQEGKNTGPARTIRSQAFGILVNIADRMSFHSSDGILQGCVGSETTLETKVTDGLGVGVEGVSVAFSLPPGSDPTTQIATDLVNSGPDGMARVKVVIGQRAGRTILQAIRTGLAGSPLNFSINGAACIADGRLSILAADPVSSVADGETPVRVMAYIRDAYGNPVEGKTIQFFTPQSSTLVIEPPERMSDSTGTAEVNAYSFEEQSLTLHATVAEESLTLAGGVDIQYLALPENRLFQSFPNPFDPRLGSTTIRFNLATAGPASLIIYDSTSEPVRTVFQDSNRPAGPQSVDWDGKDQRGKMLGIGRYRGVFTTQDYRKSIDMVIHSQDKGCFVATTVYGNPFHPNVLALKRFRDSTLSRTSPGRWFIGRYYQWSPRLVRRLKDKPALIRSIRWLLDRLVSIGQAL from the coding sequence ATGCGGGCCGTCTTCACTCGCCTCACCCTTCTCGCGCTGGGACTGGTCTGGCTGGCCGCACTGCCGGGAAAATCCTACTCCAGCACGACTTGGTCCGCCGGCGCGGTGACGGCCCAGACGCTCCCACGAGGCAAAACCACCGTGAAAGTCCTTGAACTCAAAGCCACCCAGAACAACTCGACGAACACCCTGAATGGCCTGACCCTTACGCGTGTCAACGGCGCCGACACGGACATCTCCAGCGCCCGGCTTTGGGTGGATGCGAATGCCAGCGGAGTCTTTGAGCCGGGCACCGACACGCAAATCGGCACGGCCGGGCCGTTCTCCAGCGGGAAAAAGACATTCTCGAGTCTGAGCGTATCGCTCACGAAAAATACAACCAGGTATTTCTGGGTTACGGTGGACGTTTCAACGGCAGCCATCGATGGCGCCCGCCTAAGCGCATCCTTGAACGCCTCTTCCGATGTGAGCGAATCGGGATCGGTTCTGGGCGCCTTTCCCATGAGCTCGCTCGGGACAACCGCTTCCAACGGCCACCTTGTAAGCAGTGCCCTTACCTTCGCCAACACCGTGCCCCCCGCCAACTGCAACGCCGGGGATCTTGCATTCACCGATTTCCAGGTCACTTACTCTGATGGTTCTCTGGTCACGGGCTTCTCCACCCTCCCGACCGTCACGACGCGGAAGGGAGGCGCATTCCAGGCCAACGCGGTTTGGTCCACCCTCAATGCGGAGACGGGACAGTATCGGGCGTCCTGGACCGTACCGGCCGGGGCATCCGCGGGGAGCGACTATGATTTTGACATTCAGGCCCTTACCGGGAATGCGCTGGGCAATTCCGGACCCGGGACGAATCAGGCCTCGAGCGCATTCACGGTATCCGGCGGCGCGACGCAATCGGTGACGTGGATACGCCAACTTCTCTCCGCCCAGTCCCAACCGAGGAGCAAGGTTCAAGTTCCTGTGCTGGTCCTGTGGGGCATCAACAACAATGCTGTAGACGACCAGGTTCTGAACAGCGTGAAAGTTACGCGCGTGAACGGAGCCGATTCCGACATCACCTCGGTACACCTTTTTGTCGACAGCAACGACGGGCAATTCACTCCGGCGACGGACCTGGAAATCGGCACCGCGGGTGCGTTCGTGGGCGGGACTTACACGTTCAGCGGGCTGAACCTCGTCATTGCAAGAAACGGCGGCACACAACAGTTGTTTGTCGCTTTCGACGTTTCAGGTTCGGCCGCGGCCGGCGCGCGACTGAACGCGAAGGTCGACATCGCAGGTGATCTTGTCCAGAATCCTTACACGGTGTCCGGCGCGTTTCCCCTGAGCTCGCTCGGAACGGGGGTGGACAGCGGGCATCTCGTCGATCCAACCATCAGCCTGATTCCGACGGCCCAGCCCGGTGGCGCGAAAGCCCGTGAAACGGTGTCTGCGGACTACAGGGCGGAATACTCCGACGGGACCGTCGTCACCAATTTCGGCGTGGCGCCTGTGGTGGGCGTGAGAGAGGGAGGGACCGGAGTCGCAACGGCCGTCTGGTCTTCCATCAACGCCGCACTTGGCACCTACCGCGTCACCTGGGTGGTGCCCGACTTCCAGACGACATCCAGCGACTATGATTTCCTCGTAACAGCCTCATCGGGATCGGCCGGCGGCAATGCCGGGCCGGCCACCGGACTGGCCTCCGACGGCTTCACCGTGGACACCACCCTCACCTTCGTCAACACCGTGCCGCCCGCCAACGGGAATGCAGGGGACACTATTTTCGCGGATTTTCAGGTCACTTTCTCCGGCGGTGCTCCCGTTACGAACTTCTCCACCCTTCCCACCGTCACGGTCCGGAAGGGAGGGGTCTTTCAAGCCACCACGGTGTGGTCCGTGCTCAATGTGCTCACGGGTCAGTATCGGGCGTCCTGGGTGGTTCCCCTTGGGGCCTTCTCTGGGAGCGACTATGATTTTCACATTCAAGCCGCAGTCGCGAGGGCTCTGGGCAATGCCGGTCCCGCGACCGATCAGGCCACGAGCACATTCGCGATATCCGGCGGAGCGACACAGGCGGTGGCATGGATGCGCCAACTCCTCGCCTCCCAGTCGCAACCGAGGGGCAAAACTCAGATTCCGGTGTTGGCTCTGTCGGGCACGAACAATAATATTGCGAATGATCAGGTTCTGAACAGCGTGAAAGTTACGCGCGTGAACGGCGCCGATTCCGACATCACCACGGTACACCTTTTTGTCGATACGGGAGACGGCCAATTCACGCCGGCAACGGATTCGGAAATTGGGAATGCGGGTGCCTTTGCGGGCGGGACCTACACGTTCAGCGGGTTGAACCTCATCATTGCGAGGAACGGCGGCACACGGCAGTTGTTTGTCGCATTCGATCTTTCCGGAACGGCCACGGCCGGCGCGCGGCTGAATGCGAAGATCGACGTCGCAGCCGATCTCGCCCAAGGTCCTTACAGCATGTCCGGCTCCTTTCCTCTGAGCTCGCTGGGAACGGGGGTGGACAGCGGGCATCTGGTCAATCCCACCCTCACCCTGGTCCTGACGGCCCAGCCCGGCCGGGCGAAGGCCCGTGAAACGGTGTCTGCGGATTACAGGGCGGAATACTCCGACGGGACCGCCGTCACCAATTTCGGAGTGGCCCCCGTGGTAAGCGTGAGAGAGGGCGGGACCGAAGTCGCAACAGCCGCCTGGTCTCCCCTCAACACCGCGCTCGGCACTTACCGCGCGACGTGGGTGGTGCCCGATTTCCAGGCGACGTCCAGCAACTACAGTTTTCTGTTGACGGCATCATCCGGATCGGCGGGCGGCAATTTCGGCCCGGCTACCGGACTGGCTTCCAATAGCTTCACCGTGGACACGCAACTTACGTTTTCGATCGTCAAACAGCCGTTGCCCCAAAAGGCGGGCGACACGGTGGTTGCGGAATATGCCGTGACCTTTTCGGATGGCACGGCGGTTCCTACGCTCGATGCCACACCCACTCTGAATGTTCGGCTGGGCATTACGAACGTTGCCGTTCCCAATTGGTCCGTGTTCGATTCCTCTCTCGGCCGATACCGCGCCACTTGGAAGATCCCCGACTTCCAAGCGACGTCGCCAAACTACAATATCGCGCTTTTTGCCGGTGTGGCCAAAGCCGCCGGCAACAAGGGAACAAACGCCGAACTGGCCTCGGCCGATTTCTCCGTCGATACATCACTCCGATTCACCCTGCTGAACCAGCCCAAGGCTGGGACCGCCCGGGACACCGTGGGGTGTGATCTCCAGGTTCAATATTCGGACGGCGGCCCCGTCGCCTCTTTCGATCCGCTTCCCAAGGTCAAGATTTACAAGGGAAGCCAGGAAATGGCGGCAGGCGCATGGGACGTGGTCAAGCCGGGTGAAGGGAAGTATCGGATCAGTTGGGTGATTCCCGACTTCCAGACCAAGGGTCCGGATTATGTGCTCAGGGTCATGGCGGATTCGGCCGGCAGCGCGGGGAATGTAGGCCCGACCACGTCCCATTCCACGGCCACCTTCAGCATCGATACAAGCCTCAGTTTCAAGGCCGAGGCCCAGCCGGCTGCGGCCGCCATCGGAGATGACGCCTGGATGGAATTTACAATTCGTCGGGGGTTCGATTCAGCACCCGTGCAACAGTTCGACCGATCCCCTACCGTGCTCGTGTTCAAAGAAGAGCGGAACGTCGGCTCCGCGAGTTGGAGCACCGTGAATGCCGCCGAGGGGCGCTACAAAGCGACATGGTCTGTCCCGCCCACACAAGCCTCGGGTACCGATTACACCCTTCGGGTGGCCAGCGATTCCGGAACGCGATCCGGACTTCGGGGACCCGATGCGACGCTGACCTCGGGGGCTTTCACCGTGACCGCGCGTTCTCTCTTCTGGGGATCCCTGCCCGTCGATTTCCGGGTTGTCCCGGCCGGAAGCAAGCACGTGCCGGTCCTCGCGATCCTTGTTCACAACGCGGGGGAGAATAGCCAGGTGGTAAAAGGAATGACGGTGACAAGCCTCAATTCGAATGATTCATCCGTTTCCACGGTTCACCTCTTTGTGGATGACGGGAATCAGAAGTTCGCCTCGGGTCCGAATGGCGATCCGGAGATTGGTGAGCCCGGACCGTTCAGGTCTGCGAAAAAGGAATTCCTTTTCACCGACGTTGCCATTGGTCCCGGCAGCGATCGCGTCTTCTTCGTGGCCGTTGATGTCAGTGACAAGGCCAACTCGGGTGAGCTCCTGAAAGCCTCTATCGAGCAAAAGGGGGATTTGCGCCTTGGGGATGGCGTGGCCGTCAAAGGCTCCTTTCCGCTGTTCTCCCTGGAAGCGCCACACCAGATCAATACGGATCTGATCCTCGACATCGCGGACCAACCTGACGATATCTCCAGAGGATCGATCGCGAGAATGATCTTCACCGTGACCCGGCCCGACGGTACCCAGGTGAACACACTGACGCAGGAACCAACCCTTGAAATCGTAAAAGGAAACATGCCCGTGGGCATGGCCGGCATACGAACCGTTCGCGAACGTCCGGGTACCTTTGAGGCGCGCTGGGACTCCGCGGCCCCGGAGTTTGCGGCCGGGAGCGACTACGCCATGGTGATCCGAGCCAATAGTGCTCAAGAAGGAAAGAACACCGGTCCCGCCCGTACGATTCGGAGCCAGGCGTTCGGTATCCTCGTGAACATCGCGGATCGGATGAGTTTTCATTCGAGCGATGGAATTCTCCAGGGTTGTGTGGGAAGCGAAACGACCCTCGAAACGAAGGTTACGGATGGACTGGGCGTGGGGGTGGAGGGCGTCTCCGTAGCATTCTCCCTGCCTCCGGGCTCGGATCCCACCACCCAGATTGCCACGGATCTCGTCAATTCCGGACCGGACGGCATGGCCCGGGTGAAGGTGGTAATCGGCCAGCGCGCCGGTCGAACGATCTTACAGGCCATTCGTACAGGGCTGGCGGGCAGTCCCCTCAATTTCTCCATCAATGGCGCGGCGTGCATCGCGGACGGCCGACTCTCCATTCTTGCCGCCGATCCGGTATCGTCGGTGGCCGATGGTGAAACGCCCGTACGGGTGATGGCCTACATTCGAGACGCGTACGGCAACCCTGTTGAAGGAAAGACGATCCAGTTTTTCACGCCGCAATCCTCGACCCTGGTTATCGAGCCCCCGGAGCGGATGAGCGACAGCACCGGCACCGCAGAGGTGAATGCCTACTCGTTTGAGGAACAGTCCCTCACCCTGCATGCAACGGTGGCGGAGGAGAGCCTGACCCTGGCCGGCGGCGTGGACATCCAGTATCTGGCCCTGCCGGAAAACCGGTTGTTTCAAAGTTTCCCCAATCCCTTCGATCCCCGCCTGGGATCCACCACGATCCGCTTCAACCTCGCCACGGCCGGCCCCGCCTCACTCATCATCTACGATTCCACGAGCGAGCCGGTTCGCACGGTGTTCCAAGACTCCAATCGGCCGGCTGGCCCCCAGTCCGTTGATTGGGACGGAAAGGATCAACGCGGAAAAATGTTGGGTATCGGGCGATATCGGGGGGTATTCACCACCCAGGACTATCGGAAATCCATTGACATGGTCATTCATTCGCAGGACAAGGGCTGTTTCGTGGCCACAACCGTCTATGGAAATCCTTTCCATCCAAATGTTCTCGCGCTGAAACGTTTCCGCGATTCCACTCTCTCTAGGACTTCCCCAGGCAGGTGGTTCATTGGGCGCTACTACCAGTGGTCTCCCCGCCTGGTCCGGCGGCTGAAGGACAAGCCTGCGCTGATCCGGTCCATTCGGTGGCTGCTCGACCGGCTGGTGTCGATCGGCCAAGCCCTGTAA
- a CDS encoding EAL domain-containing protein, whose amino-acid sequence MKGSGTMAEGTFPAGPFDEGVQSAEGPVRTASATDRKFGPKGHGNPADAFDSMPDIRAILDGIGEGIFTADSAGTILMLNREIETMWGLPAHAFLGRPLGKFLVGDNGFRIPVDPVEFGRTTWGLLGRRIALHGMKHDGEPIPVTVRLTRVTIGGRQLLAALVQKPEVAEHPVYSLAVQAANDGLWEWDLTTNLIQFSPRWKAMIGYGETELENKPDEWFSRVHPNDIFTVRSAVDAVTKGTQLTFEEEYRMLHRDGTYRWVLNRGLGVLGSDGSPHRMAGSVSDVSKRRMHDTLTGLPNRALFLDRVERLLARTHRNPEYALAVLFIDLDRFKFINDSLGHPVGDLLLVEAARRLEACLRPGDAVTRFGGDEFAVLLDDVKDAVGALRIVQRIQQEIARPFELGKHEVQTSASIGVAISTTGYTGAHEMLRDADTAMYRAKADGGARHEIFDLEMRSWAVAKLNLEVDLRKAVDRGQLAADYQTIVDLESGKDIGLECLLRWKHPSGKVILPGEFLPIAEETGLITPISFWMLDHACRQMREWQLKFKLPPSFTISVKLSGKRIAKIDLVARIDRILRDTQLDPRSLRLEISESVTTGDTVAVTAILLQLKDRGIQLVIDDFGTGYSSLSYLHRFNFNALKVDRTFVKRLGIDEESSEVIKTICVLATSLCMDVVAEGVETAEQLRRLKCLGCRYGQGYLFSQPMDAKHVAQYFESKQKALQG is encoded by the coding sequence ATGAAGGGAAGTGGAACGATGGCGGAAGGGACATTCCCGGCCGGCCCTTTCGATGAAGGAGTCCAGAGCGCGGAGGGACCGGTTCGGACGGCTTCTGCCACAGACCGCAAGTTTGGTCCGAAGGGTCACGGCAATCCCGCGGATGCTTTCGATTCCATGCCCGACATACGGGCGATTTTGGATGGCATCGGCGAAGGCATTTTCACGGCGGATTCCGCCGGAACGATCCTCATGCTGAATCGGGAAATCGAAACCATGTGGGGCCTGCCTGCGCATGCCTTCCTGGGCCGCCCTCTGGGCAAATTCCTTGTGGGAGACAATGGCTTCAGGATCCCCGTTGATCCCGTGGAATTCGGGCGGACGACCTGGGGATTGCTCGGGCGAAGAATCGCGTTGCATGGAATGAAACACGACGGGGAGCCCATTCCCGTCACCGTCCGTCTCACCCGGGTCACCATCGGTGGCCGACAACTCCTCGCCGCACTCGTCCAGAAACCTGAGGTGGCGGAGCATCCCGTCTATTCCCTTGCCGTTCAGGCGGCCAACGACGGCTTGTGGGAATGGGATCTCACGACGAATCTGATTCAGTTCTCCCCTCGTTGGAAGGCCATGATCGGCTACGGGGAGACGGAACTCGAGAATAAGCCCGACGAATGGTTCAGCCGGGTCCATCCGAATGACATCTTCACGGTCAGAAGCGCGGTGGATGCCGTCACCAAGGGAACCCAGCTTACCTTTGAGGAGGAATATCGCATGTTGCACCGGGACGGGACCTACCGCTGGGTCCTGAACCGCGGTCTCGGCGTGTTGGGCAGTGACGGTTCCCCTCATCGCATGGCTGGATCGGTGAGCGACGTCAGCAAACGCCGAATGCACGACACCCTTACGGGTCTACCGAATCGCGCGCTGTTCCTCGACCGGGTCGAGCGGCTCTTGGCTCGAACCCATCGCAACCCGGAATACGCCCTGGCCGTCCTGTTTATCGACCTTGACCGCTTCAAGTTCATCAACGACAGCCTGGGGCATCCCGTCGGCGATCTTCTTCTGGTCGAGGCGGCCCGCCGGCTCGAAGCCTGCCTCCGACCGGGCGACGCCGTCACACGGTTTGGCGGGGATGAATTTGCCGTGTTGCTGGACGACGTAAAAGATGCAGTCGGTGCCCTGCGTATCGTGCAACGGATTCAGCAGGAGATTGCCCGCCCCTTCGAGCTCGGCAAGCATGAAGTGCAGACCTCGGCATCTATTGGGGTTGCGATCAGTACCACCGGGTATACCGGCGCTCACGAGATGCTTCGCGATGCGGATACCGCCATGTATCGGGCAAAGGCGGACGGCGGCGCGCGGCATGAGATCTTCGACCTCGAAATGCGGTCCTGGGCCGTGGCCAAGCTGAACCTCGAGGTGGACCTTCGAAAAGCCGTCGATCGCGGCCAACTGGCCGCGGATTACCAGACCATTGTAGACCTGGAATCAGGGAAGGACATCGGACTCGAGTGCCTTCTGCGGTGGAAACACCCCAGCGGCAAAGTGATCCTGCCTGGAGAATTCCTCCCGATTGCGGAGGAGACAGGCCTGATCACCCCCATCAGCTTCTGGATGCTGGACCATGCCTGCCGCCAGATGCGGGAGTGGCAATTGAAATTCAAGCTTCCCCCTTCCTTCACCATCAGCGTCAAACTTTCAGGCAAGCGAATCGCCAAGATCGATCTTGTTGCCCGGATCGACCGCATCCTCCGGGATACCCAGCTGGACCCGCGCTCCCTCCGCCTTGAGATAAGCGAAAGTGTGACCACGGGAGACACGGTGGCCGTCACCGCCATCCTGCTTCAGCTCAAGGATCGAGGCATCCAGTTGGTGATCGACGACTTCGGAACGGGGTATTCGTCCCTGAGCTACCTCCATCGATTCAATTTCAACGCCCTGAAAGTGGACCGAACGTTTGTCAAACGGCTCGGCATCGATGAAGAAAGTTCGGAGGTCATCAAGACCATCTGCGTCCTCGCGACCAGCCTGTGCATGGATGTGGTGGCCGAGGGCGTGGAGACGGCGGAGCAGCTTCGTCGCCTGAAATGTCTCGGCTGCCGTTACGGGCAGGGCTACCTCTTCAGCCAACCGATGGATGCAAAGCACGTCGCCCAATACTTCGAATCCAAACAGAAGGCGCTCCAGGGCTAG
- a CDS encoding response regulator has protein sequence MNSSASAEGPSPPGNPVGRLLVVDDDIEIRTAVCELLRPLGFSIHEEGTVEGALRYVRGSPPDLILLDLHLPDRSGNDVVVELRSDPRTRLLPIIMLTGAGTRRDKIHAIESGATDFLSKPFSSVELIARVRSLIQLKFFTDDLDQAEQVIISLARSIDARDAYTARHSERVSELASRLAKRVGLPDTAQRSIRRGALLHDLGKISIRDSILLKPGPLTPAEYKEIQQHPLMGRDLIGQMNSLRGAVPVVLAHHERLDGSGYPQGLSDNAISIEARIVTIADIYDAITSGRVYRKALSHEDAFGILVAEADKGWRDRRLLDEFRAVLEAADLKENSTTRSAHESPMHVVEVAL, from the coding sequence ATGAATTCATCAGCATCAGCGGAGGGCCCTTCCCCTCCCGGAAATCCAGTCGGCCGGCTGCTCGTCGTTGACGACGACATCGAAATCCGCACCGCCGTATGTGAATTGCTCAGGCCCCTTGGATTCTCGATCCATGAAGAGGGCACTGTGGAAGGCGCGCTGCGCTACGTACGTGGTTCCCCACCGGATCTCATCCTATTGGACCTCCATCTTCCCGACCGTTCCGGAAATGACGTCGTTGTTGAGCTTCGGTCGGATCCCCGAACCCGCCTCCTCCCCATCATCATGCTCACCGGAGCGGGAACGCGCAGGGATAAGATCCATGCCATCGAATCCGGAGCCACGGACTTCCTCTCCAAGCCTTTCTCCTCCGTGGAACTGATCGCCCGTGTGCGTTCGCTGATTCAGTTGAAGTTCTTCACGGACGATCTCGATCAAGCCGAGCAAGTCATCATTTCACTCGCCAGAAGCATTGATGCGCGCGACGCGTACACCGCGCGGCACAGCGAACGGGTGTCTGAACTGGCGAGCCGGCTTGCCAAACGGGTGGGACTTCCGGACACTGCGCAGAGGAGCATCCGCAGAGGCGCCCTCCTCCACGACCTGGGCAAGATTTCCATCCGCGACAGCATCCTCCTGAAACCCGGACCCCTGACCCCGGCCGAGTATAAGGAAATCCAGCAACATCCCTTGATGGGCCGGGACCTCATCGGTCAGATGAACTCACTGAGGGGAGCGGTTCCGGTCGTGCTCGCCCACCACGAGCGTCTGGATGGGTCGGGTTATCCCCAGGGTCTGTCCGATAACGCCATCTCGATCGAAGCCCGCATTGTCACCATTGCGGATATTTACGACGCGATCACCAGCGGACGCGTCTACCGGAAAGCGCTTTCCCACGAGGACGCCTTTGGGATCTTGGTGGCGGAAGCCGACAAGGGATGGAGAGACCGGCGCCTGCTGGATGAATTCCGGGCCGTGCTGGAAGCGGCCGACCTGAAGGAGAATTCCACCACTCGGAGTGCCCATGAGTCTCCGATGCACGTCGTTGAGGTGGCGCTATGA